In the genome of Mesorhizobium sp. NBSH29, the window TAACCAACGCCGGTGATTTCGAGCTTCTTTTCGAAGCCATCCTTCACGCCGGTCAGGATGTTGACGATCTGCGTCCGCGACATGCCCCACTTGGAGCGTGCCACTTTCGATTGGTCACGTGGCTGGACGGCGATCTCTTCGCCTTCCATCTTGACCAGCACTTCGTCGTTGACGACGAACTTCAGTTCGCCTTTCGGACCCTTTGCCGAGACTGTCTGGCCGCTTACGCTAGCCGAAACGCCCTGCGGCACCGATACGGGTTTCTTGCCAATACGAGACATGTTCTTGTCCTCGTTCCTGTTCTTAATTCAGCCGGATCAGAAAATCTGGCAGAGGATTTCGCCGCCGACATTCTGTTCACGTGCTTCGTGGTCAGCCATCACGCCCTTCGGTGTCGAAAGGATCGAGATGCCAAGACCATTGGCGACGGAAGGAATCGACTTCACCGAAACATAGACCCGACGGCCTGGCTTGGAGACGCGCGCGATTTCGCGGATCACCGGCTGGCCTTCGTAGTATTTTAGCTCGATCTCGATTTCAGACTTGCCGTTGTCGAAATCGGTCTGGCTGTAGTCACGGATATAGCCTTCCGACTTTAGAACGTCGAGAACGCGAGCGCGCAGGCGCGAAGCCGGCGTGGACACCGTGTTTTTGCGACGGCCATAGGCGTTGCGGATACGGGTCAGCATATCGCCGAGAGGATCACTTAAAGACATGGTTCGCCCTCCTTACCAGCTCGACTTGACGAGCCCGGGGATCTGCCCCG includes:
- the rplF gene encoding 50S ribosomal protein L6; protein product: MSRIGKKPVSVPQGVSASVSGQTVSAKGPKGELKFVVNDEVLVKMEGEEIAVQPRDQSKVARSKWGMSRTQIVNILTGVKDGFEKKLEITGVGYRAAMQGKNLQLALGFSHDVVYETPEGVTITVAKPTEITIAGIDKQQVGQVAAEIRKYRGPEPYKGKGVRYAGEKIVRKEGKKK
- the rpsH gene encoding 30S ribosomal protein S8; amino-acid sequence: MSLSDPLGDMLTRIRNAYGRRKNTVSTPASRLRARVLDVLKSEGYIRDYSQTDFDNGKSEIEIELKYYEGQPVIREIARVSKPGRRVYVSVKSIPSVANGLGISILSTPKGVMADHEAREQNVGGEILCQIF